The genomic DNA GCACGGTCGAGGCGTGCGAGTTCTCGATGACGTCGTGCGCGGACTCCTCGCGCGACGGGTAGCCGGACAGACCGCCCTTCCCACGCAGCTTGGAGAAGTCCTGTCGCCCGGTGAGCAGTTTGTGTACGTAGCTCTGGTGCCCGGTGTCCCACAGGATGCGGTCCACCGGGGAGTCGAAGGCCCGGTGCAGGGCGACGGACAGCTCCACCACCCCCAGGTTGGGCCCCAGATGGCCGCCGGTCCTGGCCACCGCCTCGATCAGGAACTTCCTGATGTCCGCGGCGAGTTCGCCGAGTTCCGGTCCGCTCAGTGCCTTCAGGTCGTGCGGCCCCCGAATGGTCTCCAGAATGGTCACGCTCGGGCCCCCTCTCCGGTCCTGTTTCAGCTCACGGTGACGGCGGGAACCCCTGACGGTGTCCCCGCGTCTTCCATGCCCTCGGCGATCTTCAGGGCTTCCTCGATGAGCGTCTCGACGATCTTCGACTCGGGAACCGTCTTGATGATCTCGCCCTTGACGAAGATCTGCCCCTTGCCGTTCCCCGACGCCACACCCAGATCCGCCTCACGGGCCTCACCCGGACCATTGACGACACAGCCCATCACGGCAACCCGCAACGGCACCTCCATGCCCTCAAGACCCGCGGACACCTGATCCGCCAGCTTGTACACATCCACCTGCGCACGACCGCACGACGGACACGACACGATCTCCAACCGCCGCTGCTTCAGATTCAACGACTCAAGAATCTGCAGACCGACCTTGACCTCCTCGGCCGGCGGCGCCGACAACGACACCCGGATCGTGTCCCCGATCCCCTCACTCAACAACGCACCGAACGCCACCGCAGACTTGATCGTCCCCTGGAACGCCGGCCCCGCCTCCGTCACCCCCAGATGCAACGGGTAATCACACCGAGCCGCCAACTGACGGTACGCATTCACCATCACCACCGGATCGTTGTGCTTCACCGAGATCTTGATGTCCCGGAACCCGTGCTCCTCGAACAGCGACGCCTCCCACAACGCCGACTCCACCAGAGCCTCAGGCGTCGCCTTCCCGTA from Streptomyces sp. NBC_01707 includes the following:
- the ispG gene encoding flavodoxin-dependent (E)-4-hydroxy-3-methylbut-2-enyl-diphosphate synthase yields the protein MTTGEPVALGLPELPARPLAMRRPSRRIQVGSVAVGGDAPVSVQSMTTTRTSDVGATLQQIAELTASGCQIVRVACPTQDDADALATIARKSQIPVIADIHFQPKYVFAAIDAGCAAVRVNPGNIKQFDDKVKEIARAANDAGTPIRIGVNAGSLDARLLRKYGKATPEALVESALWEASLFEEHGFRDIKISVKHNDPVVMVNAYRQLAARCDYPLHLGVTEAGPAFQGTIKSAVAFGALLSEGIGDTIRVSLSAPPAEEVKVGLQILESLNLKQRRLEIVSCPSCGRAQVDVYKLADQVSAGLEGMEVPLRVAVMGCVVNGPGEAREADLGVASGNGKGQIFVKGEIIKTVPESKIVETLIEEALKIAEGMEDAGTPSGVPAVTVS